CAATACATGAAATAAAGACTGAAGAGGGGTAAAAAGAAAACTGacgttcattttttatttatatttttaattattacggCCCCGATTGTATTGCCATGGTGAAGTGTAAGTTCTGAAGCAAGTTGCTCCAACGGAACAGCCTTATTCGGGCATACTCGGTTATTAACTGTCGTTAATGAATCGCCACGGTGTGTGTTGCCATACCTACGATTGCATTCCCTTTTCGTCCTTGTACTGCCATTACTGCTTCCCTTGCCAGaatagttttatattttatcatttttaggtaatatttttattttacttttttcttaaCCGGTGCTACAACAACCGCTTGGCGGCCTTGGCTTGCTGCACGAGTGTCCGAAACTGCCCACGGTCTGGCGCTTTCGTCTGCCAATCCGTTATCCGTTATCCCGGCTCCCGGGTGTTATGGCAGACACCTCAACACCATCTAAGCACCATTGGGCCCCCTCTGTCCTTGTAGACGGCCGAAAAGTACATTACGAACTGAGTATACCACATGGAACAGAATCCATGTGtttatcgtaaaaaaaaattgagctATTTTGCTTGGACAATATCACAGCTTTTCAAGACCATGGTGGCATAACAATAGTTGTCTTAAATATGGGAATTCCACTAGCAttcgtaatttttttttttaattatgaagagcgaccaaaaaaattaaaataaatttttttaaatcaaaaatcaaacaaatatgGCAGTTGTCAAAATGGGTTCTATGACACCTTAGTTTATCACTCATCTTGATTTGTAACGACTGTGGTTTACCTCTCGTATCTAAACCCGCCAAAATTCAGTGTCAAATTGTATTGTGATGTACGCACCTGCCATCGCGCTCGCTCCATCTGTCTGTCCGAGCACCTTTGAACAAGCTTCCCGTAACGGCCATCTGGATCTGTAGGCATAGGCCGAGACGCACAAAATTTGCCCGCGCACGCACCGCATCGTAAAGTGAACGAAGTACGCGACGACGATGGCTTCGAACAGCAATTTTAACACCGTCGCCCTAAAATCGACAGCGTGCGCTCTGAACGCCAACAGCATCGTAACCAAAAGTGCACACGATCCAGTAAATTGTACAGACGAAATGGTGGAAACGGGTACCAAGCGCAAAGCAGACATGAGCCTAGCGAAGCAGGAAATCGGTGCCAAACGGTTCGCGCTGGGCAATCTGACCAATGCCGAAACCACGGGCACGGCGTCGACCATCGGAGCGGTCCTGAAGAGCAAGATGACCAACTTTCTGAGCAAGCCGATGATGTCGTCGAACAAATTGATCGGGGACGTCGCCAAACCAACATGGAAGGTATGTTTTGTGTGATCCACATCCCTAGAGCGATGCGCGATCGAGATGCAAAGTCTTCGAAGGTTACATGTAAATATCACTCCCTACGTTTCATAGCCAAACGAGCAACATTTCAAGAAAAACAAGCCACCGAAGATCCATGGCGTCCCCAGGATCATGACGCGCGCCGCTATGCGTAAACAGCAAGCCGTCGATGTGAATCAAAAGACACAACAAGACAGACCCATCTCGGTCATGAAGGGCAAAGAGAATGTACCGTCGTCGTCAGACACCGTCTCCGGAAACGTTGCGGGTGTGTCAGGTAAGTGTGTACTGTGCGTCCTTAAGCGACTTAAATGGTAACAGAACGAACACGCCTTTCCGTTTGCTTTAGCTCTCGCTCAAAACCGCAAAGCGGACGAGTTGGTTGCTAAACCGAAACCCCTAGCGACTGTTGTCACAAATCGCGCATCATGGAAAAATGTACTAAGAGCGCGCTCGACAACAGTAGCGACCGGGGCTGAAATCGCCACAAACGACTCTGCAAGCAATGGCGAGCAGAAAAAGTCCCAGCAAGCCGCACCTGCCTGCTTGGCCAAGCATGCCGAGGTGGTGGTGAAGCCGAAGCGTGGCCGAATGTCCAGCGAGTTCGAGGCAAGCGACAACTCGCTGTACGTGACGGCAGTTGATAATTTTGAGGACGGTTCAGCAGCCTCCGCTGGTACTGGGCCGGATTGTGTGGACCCGCTTGGGCCGGACTGTGTGGATCCGCTTGGGCCGGAGATTGCACCACGCAACGAACCAGCACCACCGGCGGCAAAACCACTCGCTGCCCGGGCTGATGGAAAGCCTAAGCAGCGCGGCCGCGGGTCGAGCGAGTTCGAAGACAGTGGTACACTGTACATGACGGCAGTAGAGAATCTGGATGATGGCGCGACCATCTCGAACAAAGGAAAGGCCGTTGCGGCCGCTGGTCGTGTGGCAGCAACCGTTGCAGCGACCGGTGCTTCCCTTGCCGTACCGGACAAGAAGACGAAGGCTCGGGTGGAAGATGAAAATGGTCCGTGGAAAATGCTAATCACCGAAAACGTTGCCCTAACCCGGGCCGCCACTGCCGAGATCGGTGTGCCGCGCAAACAGCCGCCGGCAAGTGTCGAGGACTACGATCTTTGCTACTGGAACGATATCTACCAGGTGTCGGAGTACGCACAGGACATATTTGACTACCTGCAGGAGCGGGAGCCCGCGTACGACATTCCGGACTACATGGTGCGCCAGAAGCACTTGACGAAGCGGATGCGTGCCCTGCTGGTCGACTGGATGATTGAGATACAGGAGACGTTCGAGCTGAACCATGAAACGCTCTATCTGGCCGTTAAAATACTCGACACCTACCTGTCCCGTGTGACGATCGGCCACGAAGTTTTGCAGCTCGTGGGAATCGCGGGCATGCTGATCGCCTCGAAGTACGACGAACGTTTGCCCCCGACGGTCGATGACTTTGTTTACTTCTGCGACGGTGCGTACGATCGTAACGATTTGCTCAAGATGGAGCGCACCGTGTTCCGTACCATCGAATTTGATCTCGGCTTTCCACTGTCCTACCGTTTCCTGCGTCGGTACGCTCGCGTCAACCGCATTCCGATGATGACGCTCACGCTGGCCCGCTATATTCTCGAGACGGGGCTGATGGATTACAACACGGTGCTGGTGCGCGATTCCAAGCTTGCCTGCGGTGCGCTCTTCATCGCTCGCCGTATGCTGGACCAGCCGGGATGGAACGAAACACTCGAATACTACTCAAGTGCGTATGACGGAGCggaggaaggggggggggggtgtttggGAGTTCAATTGCATACTTATAATCCCATGCGAAACGTTGCATCTCTTCTCGTTGCAGATTACAAGGTGGAGCAATTTACGGATGCGATCGTGCTGCTAAACAACGGCATGAGCTCGAGGCAATATTCGTTCGACACGGTGCACAAGAAATACTCGCACGAGCTGTTCTTCGAGGTGGCCAAACGCCCCGTCATCACCAGTATGGAGAAACTGTTTGCCACCTCAAGCGTAATGTACAAAGCGGCTCCCACCGCCTTACCAGTTGCAGCCGACGCAACGACCAAAGAAAATGTCGCACCCATTCCGGCCGCCGTCAGTAACAAATGAGATTAAGGTGCAAACCGGGGCCACCGGCGCACCCTGAGTAATAGTATATGATGTACCACGTTCATGGTTGTCCAAAAGCACATGAAGGTAACGTTGATTCCTGCACTGCATTATACAAAGTAAGACCCCTTTCATGATGAACTGACCAAGAAAATAGCTAGCctaaagtgtgtgtgcgcgcgagcATGTCGCCGTCCTGGCCACACGTTCTGTGAAGAGTGGTGTAATTTCAAATCGTTAGTAATATAGGCTATATAACAGAACAAAATCAACCGCTCTCGCCGTTTCATCTCGTGCCAAGATATTTTTTGTGTCGTAGctgtaaggtttttttttttgcttcaaccATCCATTAATTATTCTTTTTATCGTTGATTACTTGTCACGTACGTTTCATTTTTCCTGTTATTTCTTGTATTGATGCTTGTTAGCTTGTAAGTGTTAGCAATTAAGGctgttctctttctctctctctctctctctctctctctctctctctctctctctctcgctacgTTTGGCAAGATCGCAAATGAGACTGATTTTTGGGGCTTAatacacaagcacacgcacGAACACCTGACCATTGCTTTCTCGCGTGTGATCGCGAAGTTAGATGCATTTTTAGTAGCGAGTAAGTGAATGCGCAAAATTCAGAGCGTGCGCGAAACGCATTTTCAAATAAACGATTTTTTACTAGAATtgggttgttattgttttgttttttttttttagacagGTATTAATCGGGAGGAATGATTAGACGGAGAAATCACAGAGGCAGAGTTGAGAAAGAAAGTGAACCGAAACATCTTTCCTTCAGGTTCAGCAGCACATCCTATTGCTTAAGAAACTCTCCCTTTCTTTCCTATACATTGTGTAATAAACGCCAGTTTATAATTCATAGCAACACTTTACTTCTTTCCAAAATGCTAGCAAAACACTATACACAACAAATGCAAAATGCGCACCACCGAACGCGTGTGGTGCTTAATTTTGAAGGAAGATCACATCGTCGGCAATAATGCTGGTGGTGCCTCGTTGTTTTCCCTCCTGGTCGGTTATCTCTCCGTAAGTTATCTTGCCGGTGACCATCGTGCGCTGTCCCTTCTTCAGATAGGACATCACGGCATCTCGGAGACCCGGCTTGAAAACTACCACCCGGTGCCAGTCCGTCTTCTGCATCCAGTCGCCCGATTCGTATCTGCGAATGTACGACAAAACGCTGTTTGTACCAGGGCATAGTTAGCAATTACGCATTATTAGTCAACTATTACTTGTAGTTGGAGTGTGTCGCTACGGAAAACATCACGACCGGATGCTCATCATTGCCGCGGCGTTGTGGATCCGCACCAACACGCCCGAGCAGCGTGACAGTGTTTACAGCTAGATGATAGAACAAAGATAGAATAGAAAATGTAAATGATTGTGCTTTACATCCTACTAGAATCGGTTTTTAGAGGAAGCGcacaattccgattccgattgtACAATGTTGATGATGCAAAATCCACTTACTCTTCTCGATACGGGTAGGATCCGTACAATAGGCACGATGTAGGCCCGTTCGCATCAGGAACTTGCTGACCTGTAGCatctatgaaaataaaacgtgTTATAACATCGGTTTCAGCGGAAAAATGAGTTAATAATACTTTTACTTACGCTTGAGGAAATCATATTCAGAAGGACGCGAGGCGGCTGTGCGCTAATAGCACTGTAAACAAACTTTCTGTCAAAAATACCAGCCGTTCTGGCGCGATCAAAAATAACCCTTGAAGAAAAAGCGGAAACGCATTTCatgtctgtttttttctgtgtacAATATTTATTCGCTTGCTTCATATTCTATGCACCAGACTTTCATTACTTAACGTTTACTTAACATCGAT
This is a stretch of genomic DNA from Anopheles merus strain MAF chromosome 2R, AmerM5.1, whole genome shotgun sequence. It encodes these proteins:
- the LOC121587798 gene encoding uncharacterized protein LOC121587798, with amino-acid sequence MASNSNFNTVALKSTACALNANSIVTKSAHDPVNCTDEMVETGTKRKADMSLAKQEIGAKRFALGNLTNAETTGTASTIGAVLKSKMTNFLSKPMMSSNKLIGDVAKPTWKPNEQHFKKNKPPKIHGVPRIMTRAAMRKQQAVDVNQKTQQDRPISVMKGKENVPSSSDTVSGNVAGVSALAQNRKADELVAKPKPLATVVTNRASWKNVLRARSTTVATGAEIATNDSASNGEQKKSQQAAPACLAKHAEVVVKPKRGRMSSEFEASDNSLYVTAVDNFEDGSAASAGTGPDCVDPLGPDCVDPLGPEIAPRNEPAPPAAKPLAARADGKPKQRGRGSSEFEDSGTLYMTAVENLDDGATISNKGKAVAAAGRVAATVAATGASLAVPDKKTKARVEDENGPWKMLITENVALTRAATAEIGVPRKQPPASVEDYDLCYWNDIYQVSEYAQDIFDYLQEREPAYDIPDYMVRQKHLTKRMRALLVDWMIEIQETFELNHETLYLAVKILDTYLSRVTIGHEVLQLVGIAGMLIASKYDERLPPTVDDFVYFCDGAYDRNDLLKMERTVFRTIEFDLGFPLSYRFLRRYARVNRIPMMTLTLARYILETGLMDYNTVLVRDSKLACGALFIARRMLDQPGWNETLEYYSNYKVEQFTDAIVLLNNGMSSRQYSFDTVHKKYSHELFFEVAKRPVITSMEKLFATSSVMYKAAPTALPVAADATTKENVAPIPAAVSNK
- the LOC121590212 gene encoding single-stranded DNA-binding protein, mitochondrial; translated protein: MISSSMLQVSKFLMRTGLHRAYCTDPTRIEKTVNTVTLLGRVGADPQRRGNDEHPVVMFSVATHSNYKYESGDWMQKTDWHRVVVFKPGLRDAVMSYLKKGQRTMVTGKITYGEITDQEGKQRGTTSIIADDVIFLQN